In a single window of the Acyrthosiphon pisum isolate AL4f chromosome X, pea_aphid_22Mar2018_4r6ur, whole genome shotgun sequence genome:
- the LOC103308761 gene encoding protein ALP1-like, translated as MAIALDEEEQETTKGKKRIWVHEILKRRKVDGEFYTLCTTLEDHEEKFFIYFRMCSYQFNILLSKIKNDITKQNTHFREAIPAKQKLAVCLRFLATGDSYQTIAFSFRLGHSTVHSIVVEVCTAIIKQLLKEYIPEPKKENWEQISNDFWEIWNFPNCIGALDGKHVVIEAPPNSGSMYYNYKKTFSIVLMALVDAHYKFIAVDIGAYGRNSDGGIFSNSNFGKALERNKLNIPDGKPLPGTSEKTPFTIIGDEAFPLKTYLLRPYPGPQMYADNTKRKFNDRLSRARKVVEDTFGQLTQKFRIYSRRMKILPKNADKIIMTTCILHNFIKQHGNIGNSTQLSKSILIDTVHNIIPIPRQGGSANRDAFEVREKVKDFICSPLGQLPWE; from the exons ATGGCAATAGCTTTAGATGAAGAAGAACAAGAAACAACAAAAGGTAAAAAACGTATTTGGGtgcatgaaattttaaaacggaGAAAAGTAGATGgtgaattttatacattatgtacgACTCTTGAAGATCAcgaagaaaaattttttatttattttagaatgtgTTCATATcagtttaatatacttttatcaaaaataaaaaatgatattactaAACAAAACACTCACTTTAGAGAAGCGATACCAGCTAAACAAAAATTGGCAGTATGTTTAAG atttttagcgACAGGAGATTCCTATCAAACTATTGCTTTTAGTTTTCGATTGGGGCATTCAACAGTTCATTCAATTGTAGTAGAAGTGTGTACAgccattataaaacaattattaaaagaatACATACCAGaaccaaaaaaagaaaattgggAGCAGATATCTAATGATTTCTGGGAAATTTGGAACTTCCCAAACTGTATAGGAGCGTTAGATGGTAAACACGTTGTTATAGAAGCACCTCCAAATAGCGgatctatgtattataattataaaaaaacattttccataGTTTTAATGGCATTAGTTGATGCACACTATAAATTTATTGCAGTCGATATCGGGGCTTACGGAAGAAATAGTGACGGtggtattttttcaaattctaatttcggAAAAGCACTTGAacgaaacaaattaaatatacctgaTGGAAAACCACTTCCGGGAACTAGTGAAAAAACCCCGTTTACAATAATTGGCGACGAAGCATTTCccctaaaaacatatttattgagACCATACCCGGGTCCTCAAATGTATGCTGATAAtactaaaagaaaatttaatgaCCGTCTCTCTAGAGCAAGGAAAGTTGTAGAAGATACTTTTGGACAGCTTACTCAAAAATTTCGTATTTATTCAAGAAGAATGAAAATATTACCGAAAAATGCTGACAAAATTATCATGACTActtgtattttacataattttataaaacaacatggAAATATTGGAAATAGCACTCAATTAtcaaaatctatattaatagatacagttcataatataattccaATTCCAAGACAAGGAGGGAGTGCTAATAGAGATGCATTTGAAGTTAGAGAAAAAGTTAAAGACTTCATTTGTTCACCTTTAGGACAACTGCCATGggaataa
- the LOC103308762 gene encoding uncharacterized protein LOC103308762, translating into MDDLLGGADTLETAIQLRDGLIEVLGSAGLELRKWTSNKINLISDLSTDVNDGKNIATHEAINNSIIKILGLYWSSDSDTLKFKISCLFDPLGLIGPAIVRAKLILQRLWLLKVQWDEPLPNSIQDEWKEYRTSLMSLNELVVPRKIKGDCNIINIQIHGFADASIEAYGCCLFLRNTNSDGVHTSKLICAKSKVAPLKVVSLPRLELCAAILLVRLASRVIPKIQLDVSKKYFWSDSNIVLAWITSQSTKWRRTFVTHRVGEIQEKTSVADWNHVDTKDNPADIISRGCCPSKITNTPL; encoded by the exons ATGGACGACCTCTTAGGTGGTGCTGACACTTTAGAAACAGCGATACAACTACGTGACGGACTCATTGAAGTTTTGGGATCGGCGGGATTAGAATTACGAAAATGGacgtcaaataaaattaatttaatttctgacTTGTCGACAGATGTTAATGATGGTAAAAATATCGCCACACACGAAGCTATTAATAATtcgataataaaaatactcgGATTATATTGGAGTTCCGATTCGGACACGTTAAAATTCAAA ATATCGTGTTTGTTCGACCCTCTTGGATTGATCGGACCAGCTATTGTTCGCGCTAAATTAATTTTGCAACGGCTATGGCTGTTGAAAGTGCAATGGGACGAACCACTTCCAAATAGTATTCAGGACGAATGGAAAGAGTATAGAACTTCGTTAATGTCATTAAATGAATTGGTTGTACCACGAAAAATTAAGGGTGActgtaacataattaatattcaaattcatGGTTTCGCCGATGCAAGCATTGAAGCTTATGGGTGTTGCTTATTTTTACGTAACACAAATTCAGATGGCGTACACACGTCCAAGCTGATATGCGCAAAATCAAAGGTCGCACCACTCAAGGTCGTATCGCTACCGCGATTAGAGCTATGCGCCGCGATACTACTGGTGAGACTAGCAAGTAGAGTTATTCCAAAAATACAACTAGACGtcagcaaaaaatatttttggtctgATTCGAATATAGTGTTAGCGTGGATAACTTCTCAGTCAACAAAATGGCGGCGTACATTCGTTACCCATCGCGTGGGAGAGATACAAGAAAAAACGTCGGTAGCTGATTGGAATCATGTTGACACGAAAGACAATCCAGCTGACATTATTTCTCGAGGTTGTTGTCCGTCCAAAATAACCAATACACCGTTGTAG
- the LOC103308760 gene encoding zinc finger MYM-type protein 5-like, producing MSKRVPSGCEKRKKRKEEQEKILKLPKINSFFSSAVPYEENTINSNITQPNTKPTALNDTTLNIIESFTTEPEHSSSKVIPNVEPSITLNDTTSDKSDIIETFTPEPALSSSTDLDLTCRYPSDRGKFSDKVLDAQTKRLIMSFGPCKPDINFPRNDSNRKFSIEYYFMNTKSGFKIPRTWLCYSIILDMVYCETCWLFADRLNKNYYSNWVDGVNDWQHLAQKISKHESSTQHIEAVQVRSLWNKNKIIDEQLERQISEEADFWRNVLERTIKIILFLTTGNTALRGKEGKFGDCNKFAEGNFLRTVRLLADYDPVLNKLISNDKDCVKYLSHTIVNELIEILSSEIVKKICDEIRTSQYFSLIMDSTQDLTKVDQLSIIIRYVKVNYEEHKFEIKESFIGFYELKHHTAKDYEQLIRKIIIKLNLDITKCRGQGL from the exons ATGTCTAAAAGAGTTCCTAGTGGCtgtgaaaaacgaaaaaagagaAAAGAAGAACAAGAGAAAATCTTAAAACTACCcaaaataaacagttttttttctagTGCCGTTCCTTATGAAGAAAATACCATTAACAGTAATATTACACAACCAAATACAAAGCCTACTGCATTAAATGATACAACTTTAAACATAATTGAATCCTTCACAACTGAACCAGAACATAGTTCATCGAAag tgatTCCAAATGTAGAGCCTAGTATAACTTTGAATGACACAACCTCAGACAAGTCAGATATCATTGAAACCTTCACTCCTGAACCAGCTCTTAGTTCATCTACag ACTTGGATTTAACCTGCCGTTATCCTTCCGATCGTGGTAAATTTAGTGACAAAGTTTTGGATGCCCAAACAAAAAGGCTAATTATGTCATTTGGACCATGTAAACCCGATATTAACTTCCCTCGTAATGATTCAAATAGGAAATTCTCAATtgagtattattttatgaacacgAAATCAGGTTTTAAAATTCCTCGAACTTGGCTGTGTTATTCCATTATATTGGACATGGTATATTGTGAAACGTGTTGGCTTTTTGCCGACCGtcttaacaaaaattattattctaattggGTTGATGGAGTAAATGATTGGCAACATCTTGCCCAAAAGATATCAAAACATGAATCATCTACTCAGCATATTGAAGCCGTACAAGTAAGAAGcttatggaataaaaataaaattattgatgaaCAGCTCGAACGACAAATTTCTGAAGAAGCAGATTTTTGGCGCAATGTTTTAGAacgaacaataaaaataatactttttttaactaCCGGTAATACTGCCCTTCGAGGGAAAGAAGGAAAATTTGGTGATTGTAATAAATTTGCTGAAGGCAACTTTTTAAGGACCGTTAGATTACTTGCTGACTATGATCcagttttgaataaattaataagtaatgacaAAGACTGTGTAAAATATCTTAGCCACACTATTGTTAatgaattaattgaaatattgtcttccgaaattgttaaaaaaatttgcgATGAAATTAGAACTagtcaatatttttctttaataatggaTTCAACCCAGGATTTGACTAAAGTAGaccaattaagtattataattagataCGTAAAAGTTAATTACGAAGAacacaaatttgaaataaaagagtcttttattggtttttatgaACTCAAGCACCATACTGCAAAAGATTACGAACAACTTattcgaaaaattataataaaacttaatttagatatcaCAAAATGCCGGGGACAAGGATTATGA